The proteins below come from a single Cupriavidus pauculus genomic window:
- a CDS encoding lytic transglycosylase F: MHAIRCASLVTSLIVAVAGLCGELTVARAAAQQDKPPAAQRPQSPARQLSLTNKPWQGDFDAMMERRVIRVLVPYSRTLYFNDKGRERGVTADNVRDFERYINKAYASRLDKRPITVFIIPVTRERLLPDLSAGLGDIAAGNLTVTDARAKQADFVVAKDSKPVQELVITGPKSPVLNALDDLAGKTVHVRPSSSYHESLTALNDRFRQAGKPPIRLVALPEALEDEDALEMLNAGTLQILVVDDWKARTWAQILPNIKVHENLAVRESGYIGWAFRKNSPQLNAVLTDFYVNYIKKQGIAAYRLKQYMKVIKQISNNTNAAEIKRFGDTVALFEKYGKQYDFDPLMLAAQGFQESQLNQNARSHVGAIGIMQIMPATGKELNVGSITITESNIHAGAKYLDRLMTRYFPDAHFSGTNRSLFAFASYNAGPAKISKMRAEAKERGLDPDRWFNNVEIVVAENIGIETTTYVRNIFKYYAAYRLIADAQAARAGAMESVK; the protein is encoded by the coding sequence ATGCACGCCATTCGTTGCGCTTCATTGGTCACGAGCTTGATTGTGGCAGTGGCTGGCCTTTGCGGCGAGCTCACCGTGGCGCGCGCCGCAGCGCAGCAAGACAAGCCCCCGGCCGCGCAGCGGCCGCAATCGCCCGCACGCCAGCTCAGCCTGACCAACAAGCCATGGCAGGGCGATTTCGACGCGATGATGGAACGTCGCGTCATTCGCGTGCTGGTCCCCTATAGCCGAACCCTGTACTTCAATGACAAGGGCCGGGAGCGCGGTGTCACGGCGGACAATGTCCGCGACTTCGAGCGCTATATCAACAAGGCTTATGCCAGCCGGCTCGACAAGCGGCCGATCACCGTCTTCATCATTCCCGTCACGCGTGAGCGTCTGCTGCCGGACCTGAGCGCGGGGCTGGGCGACATTGCGGCAGGCAATCTGACCGTGACCGACGCACGCGCGAAGCAGGCCGACTTCGTCGTCGCGAAAGATAGCAAACCGGTTCAGGAACTCGTGATCACGGGGCCGAAATCGCCGGTGCTCAACGCACTCGACGACCTCGCGGGCAAGACCGTGCACGTGCGCCCGAGCAGCAGTTACCATGAAAGCCTGACGGCGTTGAACGATCGGTTCCGGCAGGCCGGCAAACCGCCGATTCGGCTGGTGGCGCTGCCGGAGGCGCTGGAAGACGAAGACGCCCTGGAAATGCTGAACGCGGGCACGTTGCAGATACTGGTCGTCGATGACTGGAAGGCACGCACGTGGGCGCAGATTCTGCCAAACATCAAGGTGCACGAGAATCTGGCGGTCAGGGAGTCGGGCTATATCGGCTGGGCATTCCGCAAGAACAGCCCGCAGCTCAATGCCGTGCTCACGGACTTCTACGTCAACTACATCAAGAAACAGGGGATTGCCGCGTACAGGCTCAAGCAGTACATGAAGGTCATCAAGCAGATCTCCAACAACACGAACGCAGCGGAGATCAAGCGCTTCGGAGATACCGTCGCGCTCTTCGAGAAGTACGGCAAGCAGTATGACTTCGATCCTCTGATGCTGGCGGCACAGGGCTTCCAGGAATCGCAGCTGAATCAGAACGCGCGCAGTCACGTCGGCGCCATCGGCATCATGCAGATCATGCCCGCCACCGGCAAAGAGCTGAACGTGGGCAGTATCACGATCACCGAGTCGAATATCCACGCCGGCGCCAAGTATCTCGATCGGCTCATGACGCGTTACTTCCCGGACGCCCACTTCTCGGGGACCAACCGGTCGCTCTTTGCTTTCGCCAGCTACAACGCGGGACCCGCGAAGATCTCGAAGATGCGCGCCGAAGCGAAGGAGCGCGGGCTGGACCCGGACCGGTGGTTCAACAACGTGGAGATCGTCGTTGCCGAGAACATCGGTATCGAAACGACGACGTATGTGCGAAACATCTTCAAATACTATGCGGCCTACCGCCTCATAGCGGACGCCCAGGCCGCCCGGGCGGGCGCGATGGAAAGCGTCAAGTGA
- a CDS encoding amidohydrolase family protein, producing MHIFDPALPFARNAVLTHGGATPAQYERLRTRLGTRRNVIVQPSSYGTDHRATLAALQYFGPSARGVAVVTPDTSDRELEQLAAAGVVGARLNLVQKGATDITMAKPLAARLRRLGWHLQVHMLPDDFLQEVDPLLGLGVDIVVDHFARACTEPSLAPLMARAVNKLLASGHGWLKLSGAYMAVPHGSPDLHRLDDFVASLADRFSSRLVWGTDWPHATESAKPDDAALVNLLSRWFPQPVRDSILATNPALLYRFDT from the coding sequence ATGCATATCTTCGACCCAGCGCTCCCCTTTGCGCGGAACGCGGTGCTGACGCATGGTGGCGCGACGCCAGCGCAATACGAACGACTTCGCACGCGTCTTGGCACGCGCCGCAATGTGATCGTCCAGCCGTCGTCGTATGGTACCGACCACCGGGCCACGCTCGCGGCATTGCAGTATTTCGGTCCGTCGGCGCGCGGCGTGGCGGTGGTCACGCCGGACACTTCCGACCGCGAACTGGAACAGCTCGCCGCCGCCGGCGTGGTCGGCGCACGCCTCAATCTCGTTCAGAAGGGCGCGACCGACATCACGATGGCGAAGCCCCTGGCCGCACGGCTTCGCCGTCTTGGCTGGCATCTGCAGGTCCACATGCTGCCGGATGACTTCCTGCAGGAAGTCGATCCCCTGCTGGGGCTTGGTGTCGACATCGTCGTCGATCATTTCGCCCGCGCCTGCACCGAACCGTCGCTAGCGCCACTGATGGCCCGGGCCGTCAACAAGCTGCTCGCCAGCGGCCACGGGTGGCTCAAGCTATCCGGTGCCTACATGGCGGTGCCCCACGGCAGCCCCGACCTGCATCGGCTCGACGATTTCGTCGCGAGCCTCGCCGACCGCTTCTCGTCGCGGCTCGTATGGGGTACCGACTGGCCGCATGCCACGGAGTCGGCCAAGCCCGACGATGCCGCACTCGTGAACCTGCTCTCGCGCTGGTTCCCGCAGCCGGTGCGGGACAGCATCCTCGCGACGAACCCTGCCCTGCTATACCGCTTCGACACGTAG
- a CDS encoding Bug family tripartite tricarboxylate transporter substrate binding protein, which produces MHILMRMLVALALSTTVSTAAYAAEYNGPVRIVVPFAAGGATDALARLLAPGLARELGHTVVVENRPGASGQIGTAYVKNAPADGSVYLLALDHSVVIVPLITPTAGYDALRDFTALGTVARFQWVLSVPATSPATTLQQFMALAKDDPGKRNYGVPLMGGMPDLIGSSVGKKAGVAIEAIPFNGSALMMPQLIGGQLASGVTGSPEAVTMARAKKVRLLAVTGDNRSQLLPEVPTFAEAGVPGLNLNSFNAFFAPKNLPAAIADKFNVALRKTLADPDVRKQVSDMSLDLVESSSIPDARSELERTYRFWNTTAAARR; this is translated from the coding sequence ATGCACATCCTGATGCGCATGCTGGTAGCGCTTGCCCTGAGCACGACCGTATCGACTGCCGCGTACGCCGCGGAATACAACGGCCCTGTCCGCATCGTCGTACCATTCGCGGCGGGCGGCGCCACTGACGCGCTCGCTCGCCTGCTCGCGCCCGGCCTCGCCAGGGAGCTGGGCCACACGGTGGTCGTGGAAAACCGCCCGGGCGCGAGCGGCCAGATTGGCACCGCTTACGTCAAGAACGCACCGGCCGACGGCTCCGTGTACCTGCTTGCCCTCGACCACTCCGTCGTGATCGTCCCGTTGATCACACCGACGGCCGGGTATGACGCCCTGCGGGACTTCACGGCCCTCGGTACCGTCGCCCGCTTCCAGTGGGTGCTCTCCGTGCCGGCCACCAGCCCCGCCACGACGCTTCAGCAGTTCATGGCGCTCGCGAAGGACGACCCAGGCAAGCGCAACTACGGTGTGCCGCTGATGGGCGGAATGCCGGATCTCATCGGCAGCAGCGTCGGCAAAAAGGCAGGCGTTGCGATCGAAGCCATTCCTTTCAACGGGTCCGCGCTGATGATGCCGCAACTCATCGGAGGCCAACTCGCCTCTGGCGTGACCGGCTCTCCGGAAGCGGTCACCATGGCGCGCGCGAAGAAGGTGCGCCTGCTCGCGGTCACGGGCGACAACCGTTCTCAACTGCTACCCGAGGTCCCGACCTTCGCCGAAGCCGGCGTGCCGGGCCTGAACCTCAACAGCTTCAACGCGTTCTTCGCGCCGAAGAACCTGCCCGCGGCGATCGCGGACAAGTTCAACGTCGCCTTGCGCAAGACGCTTGCCGACCCGGACGTACGAAAGCAGGTCAGCGACATGTCGCTGGATCTGGTGGAGTCTTCGTCGATTCCTGACGCCAGATCCGAACTGGAACGCACCTACCGGTTCTGGAACACCACGGCGGCAGCCAGGCGCTAA
- a CDS encoding autotransporter outer membrane beta-barrel domain-containing protein has translation MRAPKASSITVAVALWFPLGASAAEYLVSSDAELRAALASANIDGDATATIRLAASFTITSAASSTFPSPTKPIIFDTQGFVLTRNGSTAGFTGAGGPRTFYGTYVGVTGAAPGVGLTLANGTIVSNGSVTGGTQTTSGGAAGAGITMAGSITLTNNGAVKGGGATAGTAGTGITVASGGSVVNAASGTIVGGDGNGGTAGNGVAFSNALVAGSLANAGTIRGGDDTSGGSGGGNGVRFANSGTFTVGNTGLVEGGRGAAAIFVPSASNVALGIVNAGTIRAGEGAVNAIQFSGTASGRATLELQAGSHIVGNVVASQIGVNDAFRLGGAANGVFDVSAIGDTAQYRYFDTFVKTGASTWALTGTGTVTAPWTVEQGTLQIGNGGTSGSLAGNVAVNADATLAFNRSDRYTYAGIVSGAGGLAQNGTGTTVLTGASTYTGPTAVNLGTLAIDGSIASAVTVAAAGTLAGAGTITGNVANAGMVSGTGTIAGTLTNAGTVAPGNGSGVLTVAGNYVGNGGTVRVNTVLGNDSSATGRLVVKGDTSGSSTVRVTNVGGAGAPTVEGIKIIDVQGASNGTFALAGDYTFQGQQAVVAGPYAYRLVKHGVSTSTDGGWYLRSSIVDTPAASSEMAAAAAAAAPLLAPTVPVYEAYASVLQRFNEPGTLQQRVGNRSWSPNAAVPAEQEAGKPLIGRGVWARAEGSNVHVDPSTSTTSASYNTRMWKFEAGVDAPVYLGDAAGAAGTLVVGPTFHYGVANANVSSMFGQGAIDATGYGFGANATWYGTNGSYMDARATVSWYDTDLRSSTLGTRLANNNRGNGVAASLEAGHRLPLGGSWSVTPQAQLAWSQVRFDAFTDQYGATVSRDNGNSLVSRLGVSLDHETTWTGGNGKTRRSHVYGITNLYYDFLNGTSAHVANLSVVSKEQALWAGLGIGASMNWDDDRYTVYGELVARTSLQDFGDSNAVSARLGVRYRW, from the coding sequence GTGCGCGCGCCGAAAGCGTCCTCCATTACGGTGGCGGTGGCGCTGTGGTTTCCGCTCGGTGCGTCGGCGGCCGAGTACCTTGTCAGCAGCGATGCCGAGCTGCGCGCGGCACTCGCGAGTGCCAATATCGACGGCGATGCAACGGCTACCATTCGGCTAGCCGCAAGCTTCACCATTACCAGTGCCGCGTCATCGACGTTTCCGTCGCCAACCAAGCCGATCATCTTCGATACGCAAGGCTTTGTGCTGACCCGAAATGGCTCGACCGCCGGGTTCACGGGGGCCGGCGGGCCCAGGACGTTCTATGGGACATACGTGGGAGTGACAGGCGCCGCCCCAGGCGTCGGCCTCACGCTGGCGAACGGCACGATCGTCAGTAACGGCTCGGTAACGGGCGGTACCCAGACCACCAGCGGCGGCGCTGCCGGTGCCGGCATTACCATGGCCGGTTCCATCACGCTCACCAACAACGGCGCCGTCAAAGGCGGAGGCGCCACTGCCGGTACCGCGGGCACGGGTATCACCGTCGCCAGCGGTGGGAGCGTCGTCAATGCCGCATCGGGCACGATCGTCGGCGGCGATGGCAATGGCGGCACCGCGGGCAACGGCGTCGCGTTCTCCAACGCGCTGGTCGCGGGCTCGCTCGCGAACGCGGGCACGATTCGTGGCGGCGACGACACGAGCGGCGGTTCGGGCGGCGGGAATGGTGTGCGTTTCGCGAATAGCGGCACCTTTACCGTCGGGAACACAGGACTCGTGGAGGGCGGCCGAGGCGCGGCGGCGATATTCGTGCCGTCCGCCTCGAACGTCGCGCTTGGCATCGTGAATGCCGGGACGATCCGCGCCGGCGAGGGTGCGGTCAATGCGATCCAGTTCAGTGGCACGGCCAGCGGCCGCGCCACGCTCGAACTGCAAGCCGGCTCCCACATCGTCGGCAACGTCGTGGCCAGCCAGATCGGCGTGAACGATGCGTTCCGCCTGGGCGGCGCGGCCAATGGCGTGTTCGACGTCTCGGCCATCGGCGATACCGCGCAGTACCGCTACTTCGACACGTTCGTGAAAACCGGCGCGAGCACATGGGCGCTGACCGGCACGGGCACCGTGACCGCGCCGTGGACCGTGGAGCAGGGCACGCTGCAGATCGGCAACGGCGGCACGAGCGGCAGCCTGGCCGGCAACGTTGCCGTGAACGCGGACGCCACGCTCGCGTTCAATCGCTCGGACCGCTACACCTACGCCGGCATCGTGTCGGGCGCGGGCGGCCTTGCGCAGAACGGCACGGGCACGACCGTGCTGACCGGCGCCAGCACGTACACGGGCCCGACTGCGGTCAACCTCGGCACGCTGGCCATCGACGGTTCGATCGCCAGCGCGGTGACGGTCGCCGCCGCCGGCACGCTGGCCGGCGCCGGCACGATCACCGGCAATGTCGCCAACGCGGGCATGGTGTCCGGCACGGGCACGATCGCGGGTACGCTCACGAACGCCGGCACCGTCGCGCCGGGCAACGGCTCGGGTGTCCTGACCGTTGCCGGCAACTATGTCGGCAACGGCGGGACGGTGCGCGTCAACACGGTGCTCGGCAACGACAGCTCGGCGACGGGCCGGCTGGTCGTGAAGGGCGATACGTCGGGCAGCAGCACCGTGCGCGTGACCAATGTCGGCGGGGCGGGCGCGCCGACCGTCGAAGGCATCAAGATCATCGACGTGCAGGGCGCGTCGAACGGCACGTTCGCGCTGGCGGGCGACTACACGTTCCAGGGCCAGCAGGCCGTGGTCGCGGGTCCGTATGCCTATCGGCTCGTGAAGCATGGCGTGTCCACCTCGACCGATGGCGGCTGGTACCTGCGCTCGTCGATCGTCGATACGCCCGCGGCCAGCTCGGAGATGGCGGCCGCCGCGGCCGCAGCCGCGCCGCTGCTCGCGCCGACCGTCCCCGTGTACGAGGCCTATGCAAGCGTCCTGCAACGCTTTAACGAACCCGGCACGCTGCAGCAGCGCGTGGGCAACCGCTCGTGGTCGCCGAATGCCGCGGTGCCCGCGGAGCAGGAGGCCGGCAAGCCGCTGATCGGCCGTGGCGTCTGGGCGCGCGCGGAAGGTTCGAACGTGCACGTCGATCCGTCCACGAGCACCACGAGCGCGAGCTACAACACGCGTATGTGGAAGTTCGAGGCCGGCGTCGATGCGCCGGTGTATTTGGGGGATGCCGCCGGGGCCGCCGGCACGCTGGTGGTGGGGCCGACGTTCCACTATGGCGTAGCCAACGCCAACGTGTCGTCGATGTTCGGGCAGGGCGCGATCGATGCCACCGGCTATGGCTTCGGCGCCAATGCCACGTGGTATGGCACCAATGGTTCGTATATGGATGCCCGCGCGACGGTGAGCTGGTACGACACCGACCTGCGGTCGTCGACGCTTGGCACCAGGCTGGCCAACAACAATCGTGGCAACGGCGTGGCCGCCAGCCTCGAGGCCGGCCATCGGCTGCCGCTCGGCGGCAGCTGGTCCGTCACGCCGCAGGCGCAGCTGGCCTGGTCGCAGGTACGCTTCGACGCGTTCACGGATCAGTACGGCGCCACGGTGTCGCGCGACAACGGCAACAGCCTCGTGTCGCGCCTCGGCGTGTCGCTCGACCACGAGACCACATGGACGGGCGGCAATGGCAAGACCCGGCGTTCGCATGTGTACGGCATCACGAACCTGTACTACGACTTCCTGAACGGCACGTCCGCGCATGTCGCGAACCTGAGCGTGGTCAGCAAGGAGCAGGCATTGTGGGCGGGCCTGGGCATCGGCGCATCGATGAACTGGGACGACGACCGCTACACGGTCTACGGCGAACTCGTCGCGCGCACGAGCCTGCAGGACTTCGGCGACAGCAATGCGGTGAGCGCCAGGCTCGGGGTTCGCTACAGGTGGTAA
- a CDS encoding GntR family transcriptional regulator: MKKGSEQTYEVLKKRIVAGHYTAGTQLKEEHIAEDIGVSRTPVRAALKRLIDDGLAVQEAGRGVFVAGFTRWDIEDMFRLRIRLEPFAARLAAERADASAVARLKQCNQEMAGAIEGARDSERGIEAVQAANSRFHRLILDAAGSQRLKTILETMIDMPIITRSFFLYEYDDLLRSLQHHRDIAMAVELHDGDLAEQLMSVHLLVSNQRFMSRRLDSFESRTDGIQK, from the coding sequence ATGAAAAAAGGCAGCGAACAGACCTACGAAGTGCTGAAGAAGCGAATCGTGGCGGGGCACTACACGGCGGGCACGCAGCTCAAGGAGGAGCACATCGCCGAGGACATCGGCGTAAGCCGCACGCCAGTGCGCGCCGCCCTCAAGCGACTGATCGACGACGGCCTTGCCGTGCAGGAGGCCGGGCGCGGTGTGTTCGTCGCCGGGTTCACGCGCTGGGATATCGAGGACATGTTCCGTCTGCGCATTCGCCTCGAACCCTTTGCCGCACGGCTGGCGGCGGAGCGGGCCGATGCGTCCGCCGTCGCGCGCCTGAAGCAATGCAATCAGGAGATGGCCGGCGCGATCGAAGGGGCGCGCGATTCCGAGCGCGGCATCGAGGCGGTGCAGGCCGCGAACAGTCGATTCCACCGTTTGATTCTCGATGCCGCGGGGTCCCAGCGGCTGAAGACGATCCTCGAGACCATGATCGATATGCCGATCATCACACGCTCGTTCTTCCTCTACGAATACGACGACCTGCTACGCAGTCTGCAGCACCACCGCGATATCGCCATGGCGGTCGAGCTGCATGATGGCGACCTGGCCGAGCAGCTCATGTCCGTTCATCTGCTGGTGTCGAACCAGCGGTTCATGAGCCGGCGGCTGGACAGCTTCGAGTCCCGTACGGATGGCATACAAAAATAG
- a CDS encoding 4-carboxy-4-hydroxy-2-oxoadipate aldolase/oxaloacetate decarboxylase — MSTSAQQIDRLKALGTATIHEAQGQKGALDSGLKPLDPTRRMAGPAVTVDIRPGDNLMIHYALTKTKPGDVLVVDAKGFLEAGPWGDILTLAALELGLAGLVVNGSVRDGNAIIEMGFPVFCRGLSIKGTGKNQPGKVNVPLHFGGTQIHAGDIIVGDRDGLVVVSPDEVESVIDKSIAREEKEEAMRVALKEGKTMVELLKLGETLERFGLR; from the coding sequence ATGTCCACCAGCGCGCAACAGATCGACCGCCTCAAGGCATTGGGCACCGCCACCATCCACGAAGCGCAGGGCCAGAAAGGCGCGCTCGATTCGGGGCTCAAGCCCCTGGACCCGACACGCCGCATGGCCGGCCCGGCGGTCACCGTGGATATCCGCCCCGGCGATAACCTGATGATTCACTACGCCCTGACCAAGACGAAGCCCGGTGACGTGCTCGTCGTCGACGCCAAGGGCTTTCTCGAAGCAGGTCCCTGGGGCGACATTCTGACCCTCGCCGCGCTCGAACTTGGCCTTGCGGGTCTTGTCGTGAACGGCTCGGTCCGCGATGGCAACGCCATCATCGAGATGGGTTTCCCCGTGTTCTGCCGTGGGCTGTCCATCAAGGGCACCGGCAAGAACCAGCCTGGCAAGGTCAACGTACCGTTGCACTTCGGCGGCACCCAGATCCATGCCGGCGACATCATCGTGGGCGACCGTGACGGTTTGGTGGTGGTCTCTCCCGATGAGGTCGAGAGCGTCATCGACAAGAGCATCGCGCGCGAGGAAAAAGAAGAAGCCATGCGCGTTGCACTGAAGGAAGGCAAGACGATGGTCGAACTGCTCAAGCTCGGTGAAACCCTGGAGCGCTTCGGCCTCCGTTGA
- a CDS encoding alpha/beta fold hydrolase, translated as MIAAVVPAASMAAERGSFAPPAGVAFVGAGAKRTASTITTADGVDLYYKDWGPKNGPVVTLSHGWPLCSDSWESQAYFLAANGFRVIAHDRRGHGRSSQPWDGNDMDHYADDLATVINTLDLKHVTAVGFSTGGGEVARYIGRHGTSRVARIGLISAVPPLMVKTPANPGGVPIEVFDKIRAGMIADRSQLFRDIASGPFYGFNRPGAKVSQGLIESWWMQGMMGGLQNTYESVRAFSETDFTADLKKFDRPTLIVHGDDDQMVPLDVGGRASKKLVPNATLKIYKGAPHGLAETHKDQLNQDLLAFLRS; from the coding sequence ATGATCGCGGCGGTCGTGCCTGCCGCCTCGATGGCAGCCGAACGCGGCAGCTTTGCGCCGCCCGCGGGCGTGGCCTTCGTCGGGGCTGGCGCCAAGCGCACCGCGAGCACCATCACGACCGCCGATGGCGTCGATCTCTACTACAAGGACTGGGGCCCGAAGAACGGTCCCGTCGTCACGCTGAGCCATGGCTGGCCGCTGTGTTCGGACAGCTGGGAAAGCCAGGCGTACTTCCTCGCCGCGAACGGCTTCCGCGTCATCGCGCATGACCGGCGCGGCCACGGCCGCTCCAGCCAGCCGTGGGACGGCAACGACATGGACCACTACGCCGACGATCTGGCGACGGTCATCAACACGCTCGACCTGAAGCACGTCACCGCGGTCGGCTTCTCGACCGGCGGCGGCGAAGTGGCGCGCTATATCGGCCGCCACGGCACCTCGCGCGTGGCGCGCATCGGCCTGATCTCCGCGGTGCCCCCGCTGATGGTCAAGACGCCCGCCAACCCCGGCGGCGTGCCGATCGAAGTCTTCGACAAGATCCGCGCGGGCATGATCGCCGATCGCTCCCAGCTGTTCCGCGACATTGCCAGCGGCCCGTTCTACGGGTTCAACCGCCCGGGTGCGAAGGTGTCGCAGGGCCTGATCGAATCGTGGTGGATGCAGGGCATGATGGGTGGATTGCAGAACACCTACGAATCGGTCCGTGCCTTCTCGGAAACCGACTTCACCGCGGACCTGAAGAAGTTCGACAGGCCGACGCTGATTGTCCACGGCGACGACGACCAGATGGTCCCGCTGGACGTCGGCGGCCGCGCCTCGAAGAAACTGGTGCCGAACGCGACCCTGAAGATCTACAAAGGCGCTCCGCACGGTTTGGCGGAAACGCACAAGGACCAGCTGAATCAGGATCTGCTGGCATTCCTGCGGAGTTGA
- a CDS encoding methyl-accepting chemotaxis protein: MKLADTRVGTRLVAGFFFVLVLLAIIVGIAWWRLHASSGDISTMMNDVLVKERLASEWAASTNVNGARTMILVETTDSERQKQIQAQIKETSSRISEIQKRLESLAQETEEHDFFAMIAEKRSAYIAARDRVFKEKAVNEASARNLMRTSLEPALSAYVAAIGKMTAHHSARSASMSEDILRLSRASQQQVLILGGLAVLLGLGMAFVISRSIRKQLGGEPAYAVEVAHRIAAGDLTSTIRAAGGSAEDSLLNAMEIMQGSLARIVSDVRNGTDTIATASSQIAAGNLELSSRTEEQAASLEETTASIEELTSTIRQNAENARQANALAVTVSDVAMKGGAVVSQVVETMGSINASSRKIVDIIGVIEGIAFQTNILALNAAVEAARAGEQGRGFAVVAGEVRGLAQRSAAAAKEIKTLIDDSVAEVDHGNRLVGEAGVTMDEIVSGVRRVTDLMGEITTATREQFAGIEQVNHAIVQIDEVTQQNAALVEQASAATQSMQEQARTLAEAVRVFKLEAGATQGADADANTGPDTRGRASSPGWALRVEAV; encoded by the coding sequence ATGAAATTGGCGGACACACGGGTCGGTACGCGGTTGGTGGCAGGGTTCTTCTTTGTACTCGTACTGCTGGCGATCATCGTCGGCATTGCGTGGTGGCGCCTGCATGCAAGCTCCGGGGACATCTCCACGATGATGAACGACGTGCTCGTGAAGGAGCGCCTGGCATCCGAATGGGCCGCCAGCACCAATGTGAATGGCGCTCGAACCATGATTCTCGTGGAGACTACGGATTCGGAGCGGCAGAAACAGATTCAGGCGCAGATCAAGGAAACCAGCAGCAGGATCAGCGAGATCCAGAAGCGGCTCGAGTCCCTCGCGCAAGAGACCGAGGAGCACGACTTCTTCGCCATGATCGCGGAGAAGCGTAGTGCGTATATCGCCGCGCGGGACCGCGTATTCAAGGAAAAGGCCGTCAACGAAGCGAGTGCCCGCAATCTGATGCGCACGAGCCTGGAACCGGCATTGAGCGCATACGTGGCCGCCATCGGGAAAATGACCGCCCATCACTCCGCGCGTAGTGCAAGCATGAGTGAAGACATCCTTCGCCTGTCGCGCGCATCGCAGCAGCAAGTGCTGATCCTCGGCGGCCTGGCGGTGCTCCTGGGGCTGGGCATGGCGTTTGTTATCTCGCGCAGCATCAGGAAGCAGTTGGGCGGCGAGCCGGCCTATGCGGTCGAGGTTGCGCACCGCATCGCGGCCGGCGACCTGACCAGCACCATCCGCGCTGCAGGCGGGTCGGCGGAAGACAGCCTGCTGAATGCGATGGAAATCATGCAGGGGAGCCTGGCGCGGATCGTGAGCGATGTGCGTAACGGCACCGACACCATTGCCACGGCATCGAGTCAGATCGCCGCGGGCAATCTCGAGCTTTCGTCGCGTACCGAGGAGCAGGCTGCTTCGCTGGAAGAGACGACGGCGTCGATCGAGGAGCTGACCAGCACGATTCGCCAGAACGCCGAGAACGCCAGGCAGGCTAACGCGTTGGCGGTAACGGTCTCCGACGTCGCGATGAAGGGCGGGGCCGTAGTGTCGCAGGTCGTGGAAACGATGGGATCGATCAATGCGTCCTCCAGGAAAATCGTGGACATCATCGGCGTCATCGAGGGTATCGCGTTCCAGACCAACATCCTGGCCCTGAACGCGGCGGTGGAAGCCGCGCGGGCCGGCGAGCAAGGGCGGGGATTTGCCGTCGTGGCGGGCGAGGTGCGAGGGCTTGCCCAGCGATCGGCAGCCGCGGCGAAGGAGATCAAGACCTTGATCGACGACTCCGTGGCGGAGGTCGATCACGGCAATCGGTTGGTCGGGGAGGCGGGGGTCACGATGGACGAGATTGTCTCGGGCGTCAGGCGCGTAACGGACCTCATGGGCGAGATCACGACAGCCACGCGTGAGCAGTTCGCGGGGATCGAGCAGGTGAACCACGCGATCGTGCAGATCGACGAGGTCACCCAGCAGAACGCCGCACTGGTGGAGCAGGCATCCGCGGCGACGCAGTCGATGCAGGAGCAGGCGCGCACGCTGGCCGAAGCGGTCAGGGTATTCAAGCTCGAAGCGGGCGCGACGCAGGGTGCCGATGCGGATGCCAATACAGGTCCCGATACTCGCGGCCGGGCGTCTTCTCCGGGATGGGCGCTACGTGTCGAAGCGGTATAG